The genomic interval TGCCACTGACCATGTTCCCCGTCCGTGAAGACCCGCAGGTTGCGGCATACTCGGTAAAGAAAACGTATGGGCGGCTGCTTTCAATGATGGACAAGGCCTTTGCCAAAACAAAGCCTTTGTTCTCCCTTGCGATGTACGATCCCCTAGCGTTCTTGAAGGTGTCTGATGAAGAACTCGATCCGCTGGAGGTAGGACGCCAGAAGCAAGTCGTTGCGCTGATCCGCACTCAGTTTCTCAAACGCTTCGAGAGTTCCGCTTACTCATTCAACCAGTCATGCGAGATGTTGCTCGGTAAGCTGCTTGCCTTCGTGATGAAGTATGGCACTCCCAGCGAAAAGTCGCGGCTCGAGCGCTGGAAGGCCCAGCACTCCGATCGAATGGGCTTCATACGCACTGGTCAGCCCGATCTCTTCACAGACCAGCTCGACCTTGGCGAGCAGCCGGATCAGGACAGCTTCGACGACCTCGTTACCGAAGAGATGCTGGAGGAGTTGGAAGACCTGCCTCGCGAGAAATACAGAGTCGCAGACATGATCGGTGAGACCTTTCTCGATCTCGACCAGATTATTGAGTTTCTCGAGGAGCTCAAGAAGTTCAAGCCGTCGAACGACGATAAGCTGCTTGCCTTGATCAAACTTCTAAAGTCCGAGTCGGTCCTGAAGAAGCACAAGGTTCTGATCTTTACCGAATACCGAGACACCGCGCGCTACTTGCTAGAACAACTCGAAGCCAACGGCATCGCTGGCGTTGAGGAGATTGACAGCGGAACAAAAGAAGATCGCGGCCAGCTCATTCAACGGTTCTCGCCATACTACAACGAATCATCGAGCAGCGAGTTGGCGGAAAGCGGACAGGAAGAGATACGAATCCTGATCTCCACCGACGTTCTATCGGAAGGCTTGAACCTTCAAGACGCCACACGCTTGATCAACTACGACCTGCACTGGAATCCCGTGCGACTAATGCAGCGCATCGGGCGCGTTGATCGGCGAATGAACGAAGAAACCGAAGGCCGCATCCTCGCGGATCATCCCGACCAGAAGAGCATTCGCGGAACAGTCGCCTTCTGGAATTTCCTTCCGCCCGATGAACTGGATGACCTATTACGCCTCTACAGCAAAGTCAGCCACAAGACGCTGCGAATCTCTCGAACCTTTGGCATCGAAGGCAAGAAGCTGCTCAAGCCCGACGACGACTTCGAGGCGCTCCGTGATTTCATCCATGCGCACGAAGGCGAGACGACGCCAATCGAGACGATGCACCTTGAGTATCAGAAGCTCTTACAAGACTATCCCGAACTGGCATCGCGGTTAGATAACCTTCCTGGCCGGGTGTTCAGCGGGAAGGAGCATCCCTCACCGGGCACGAAGGCTGTCTTCTTCTGCTACACGCTGCCGGCTCCGCGCGCGGGCCTTACTGAAGCCGAGAACGCCAATGTCGGCGAATGGACCGAAGAGGCCGGGCGCACTGCCTGGTACCTTTACGATCTCGCGAGCGGCGCAGTCGTCGAAGAGCCAACAGAAATCGTTGGCGTTATTCGCAGCACTCCTGAAACACCGCGCCGCCGCACCATCGAACACGCGACGCTCGCTGAGATCCGAACGAAGATCGAGAAGCACATTAAGAACAGCTATCTCAAAAAAGTTCAAGCGCCGGTTGGCGTGAAGCCGGTGCTGAAGGCCTGGATGGAGGTGTCCTGATTCGCTATTGCGCGTGCTAGAATTGCGGAACGAGGAGCAAGAAAGAGATCCTATGAAAACCACAATTCAAACCGAACTACCGGATGAGCTAGTCTCTCAAGCCCGCTCCTTGGTCGATCAGGGGTGGGCCGGAGACTTCGACGAACTGCTGACAGACGCCCTCCGTCGTTATCTGGAATCGCACTCTTCGGAGCTGTCTGAATCGTTCATCCGACAGGATGTCGCCTGGGGCTTGAGCGGCCATGAGTGATGACGCTCCGCCGGTGGTTGTCCCCGACACGGGACTCACGCGAAGGATAACTTGCTTTAGAAGTTTCAAACGATAGGGAGCCGACAGATGCCACAAACCCTTCAACTCACCGCAGTCATTCAACGCGAAGATGATGCCTACGTAGCACTGTGCCCAGAACTTGATATCGCGAGCCAGGGCGACACGGTCGAAGAAGCACGCGAGAATGTCATTGAAGCCATCGAACTTTTCCTGGAGAGCGCTGACTCGTCAGAGATTAAGCGGCGATTGCACCCAGAAGTATACGTCACGCGTTTGGAGGTCGCCGTTGGGTAAGCTGCGCGCGCTTTCTGGAAGAGATGTATGCGCGATTCTCACCCGTCACGGCTTCGTGGAAGTACGTCAGCGAGGCAGCCACGTAGTCATGCAACGGCGGACTGAGGACTCAACCATTACCGTCCCGGTTCCTCGACACGCTTCGCTCAAACCAGGGACACTGAAATCAATAATCCGTCAGTCAGAGTTGCCACGCTCTCTATTTGAGACCGAGCAGTAAAAGAAAAAGAGAGATTCCATCTTTCAAGGACGCGAATGACCGACAACGGATTGGACCTGAGAGCGGTTAAGACCTTCCCTTCACTTGTAAAGTATCTTCGCGATGAACTCGATTGGCCCATCGAATCCGATGATGTTGAAGACCTGACCTTTGACTACGAACCGGAAGAACTCGGACTCGATGCCAAGACCGCCGTTAAGATCAAAGAGATTAAACAACTCCGTCCGCTGGCCAGCAATCAGCCGTGGGGGATCTTCTTCATCAACTTCGAGCCGAAGCAGTTGCCCATCGTCGCATTGCGGCGGATTCTGCGTGCTCTCGTCTTCAAGAAGCGCGTGTCAGGTAGTCGAGCCCAACAAAAGACATGGCAGCTCAACGACCTGTTGTTCATCTCTTCTTACGGCGACTCATCCGAGCGAGCGATCACGTTGGCGCACTTTTCTGAGGACTCACGATATGGCGACTTGCCGACTCTTCGCGTGCTCGGGTGGGATGCACAGGACACAGTACTGCATCTTGAAGACGCCGAGCAGACCCTGAAAGCAAAACTGCACTGGCCCGACAACGCAGCCGACGTTGAGTCGTGGCGGTCAACCTGGGCATCCGCTTTCACCTTGCGTCCTCGCGAGGTCGTCAGAACCTCCAGGGAACTCGCGGTCAAGCTCGCAGACCTCGCCACCGTAATTCGCGAGCGTGCAAACAAAGTCCTCGCGATCGAATCGGCTTCGGGACCGTTTCGAAAACTTCACCAGGCGTTTCAGGAAGCGCTGATCCACGATCTGAGCCAGGACGACTTCGCGGACATGTACGCGCAGACCATCGCTTACGGGCTCTTGACCGCTCACGTGTCACGGCCTGCCGGTCTTGTGGCTGAGAACATCGTTGACATAGTGCCGAACACCAACCCGTTCCTGAAGGAACTGCTAGGCACGTTCCTCCGTGTTGGCGGACGCAAGGGAAAGATTGATTTCGATGAGCTTGGCATCAACGAGGTCGTGGAGCTTCTGCGCAACGCAGACATGGATGCGGTGCTGCGCGACTTCGGCGACCGCAACCCGAACGAAGACCCGGTCATTCACTTCTATGAGCTGTTCCTGAAAGAGTACGATCCCGTGAAGCGAATGAAGCGCGGTGTCTTCTATACCCCTCGTCCCGTTGTCAGCTTCATCGTTCGTAGCGTGGACGAAATACTGCGCACTGAGTTCGGGCTCGAAGACGGACTCGCCGACGTCACGACGTGGGGCGATATGGCGGAACGTAACGCTGAATTGCTAATACCGGAAGGTGTTTCGCCAGAAGCGCCGTTCGTCCAGATTCTCGATCCCGCGACAGGCACAGGAACTTTTCTGGTGGAGGTTATCGAAGTCATTCACAAGACGATGGTCGAGAAGTGGCGCAAGCAGGGTGTCGGCGTGTACGACGTACGCCTAAAGTGGGATGACTACGTTCAGAGAGATCTGTTGCCGCGTTTGTACGGCTTCGAGTTGATGATGGCGCCTTATGCCATCGCCCACATGAAGATTGGTCTGAAGCTGAGAGAGACGGGCTATAGTTTTCTCTCCAGCGAACGCGCCCGGGTCTACTTAACCAACACGCTCGAAGAGCCGAAGGATTTCTCGGATTACTTCGAGCAGATGGCGCCCGCGCTAGCGCATGAGGCGTATGCTGCAAACAAGATCAAGCGACGCAACTCTACGACCGTTATCATAGGCAATCCTCCATATGCTGGTCACTCGACGAACACCGGGCAGTGGATTAACGACTTGTTGAGGGGCAAGGACACGCTGAGCGGCGAGAAGACTGGCAACTACTTTGAAGTCGATGGCAAGCGGCTTGATGAACGAAATCCTAAGTGGCTCAACGACGACTACGTCAAGTTCATGCGTTATGGTCAGCGGCGAATTGAACAGTCAAGGCTAGGAGTGCTCGCTTTCATCACAAATCATGGCTACTTCGATAATCCCACGTTTCGTGGCATGAGGCAGAGTCTCTTGTCGACGTTCTCGGCTGGCTACGTTCTGGATCTTCACGGGAACGTAAAGAAAGGACTACGCGCTATAGTCGATCAGAACGTGTTCGACATCCAGCAGGGCGTCGGGATTGGGATATGGGTGACGTCGGGAGCTACCAAGGCTGGACATCGCGTTAGCCATTCTGAGGTGACCGGAGATCGGGTGGAGAAATATCAGTGGCTTCAGGACCGCACGGTACTGTTGAACCAGTATTCAAAGGTCGAGCCAAGCGCCCCCTTTTACGTGTTCGTACCTCAGGAAAAGACGATTCGTGAGGAGTTTGCGAGAGGCACTAGCCTGGTAGACGTCTTTAGAGCCAGTACAATGGGAGTAACGACCGGCAGAGACCAGCTTTGCATAAGCTTCACGTCGCAGGAGTCACTGGAAAAGCTGGCTGACTTTACTTCCGACTTACCAGAGATTGAACTAGCTAACCGCTATGGTCTGTCTAACAAGTCCGGATGGAACATCGCAAAGGCCCGACGCGCGATTAGATCTGCTGGTTTTTCGAAGCGCGGTTGCCAGGCATTTGCCTACAGACCGTTTGATGTCCGCGTCTTGTATCTGGACTCGTCAATCGTAGGCAGACCGCGACTTGAAGTGATGAAACAGATGCTGGAGCCGGACAATCTTGGGCTTTGCACAACACGCCAAGTGAATGGCGAGTTCCGGCACGTTTTCTGCGCACGCTGTCCGACGAATGATTGCCTAGTTTCCCTTGCCTCGGGCGAGCGGACATATTTGTTTCCACTTTACTCAGGGGGAGGTCGGCATGGAATGCTGGGGCACCTCAACCGGGAATCAAATCTAATTCCGACATTCGTCAAACACTTTGCGAGGCATCTCGGGATCCAACAAGAGGCTGAGGAGGGTGCACTAAGCCGCGACATCTTTTGTTACTTCTACGCTTTGCTTTACAGTCCGGCGTATCGCAGGAGGTACTCTGAATTTCTGAAAATAGAATTCCCGCGCGTGCCGCTGACCACTAGCGTCGATCTGTTCCGAGCTTTAGCTTGCCTCGGCGCCGAACTCGTCTCCCTGCACCTGCTGGAGTCCCCGAAGCTTGGCCGACCACTCACGACCTACACAGGTCCCTCGCATTCCGAGGTCGAGAAAGTCTCTTATGCAGGCCACACTGTGTGGCTCGACAAGGCGCAGACGCGAGGCTTCAAGGGTGTTCCAGAATCTGTATGGAGCTTTCACGTGGGCGGCTATCAAGTCTGCGAGAAGTGGCTCAGGGACCGGCGTGGACGCACGCTCTCCGACGAAGACATCACGCACTACCAGCGCGTCGTTGTTGCGCTCAACGAGACCATCCGCCTGATGGGAGAGATCGACACGGTGATAGAAGAGCACGGCGGCTGGCCGCTCGTCGGCAGTCAGGATGTGCCCAAGCCATCAGAACCCGATCAACTCCCTTTCTCGTGACGGCTTCACCGGAAGATCTCGGTGAAGCCGAAGCTGACACAAAAGAAAAACCAAAGAAGGTCGCGCGCCCAAAACCGGAGAAGCCAACCGCTTCATCACCCACATTGGATGACTTCGACCGCGACGCGTTGATCGCCGCAATCCGAGAAGTCTTCTCTCAGAACTCCGAGCTTGACCGCGACTCAGCGATTCGCGAAGTCGCTCACGCGCTTGGGTTCGGGCGTACCGGATCAAAAATCGCAGAGGCCATCGACTCCGCGCTGATCGCAGCCGCC from Acidobacteriota bacterium carries:
- a CDS encoding helicase-related protein, yielding MPKRTSLTGSELFIVDNSDHDWKAMRYLHDWCQLSERIDIATGYFEIGALLGLKDEWQKVDLIRVLMGDEVSLRTRHTFQQGLQRVTARLDESLETEKEKNDFLSGVPAIVEGIRSGKIICKVYRKDKFHAKAYITHARLEVVGSSALVGSSNFTYPGLTENIELNVQITGAQVNVLQEWYDEHWNAAEDVTAEILRVLERQIHEYSPFEVYAKSLQEYFRGHEMSVEEWEIGDPNKGGSRLYKKLDQYQQEGYQSLMKIARKYRGAFLCDGVGLGKTFIGMMVIERLVEKDRKRVALFVPKSARKPVWEKALRRYLPNLSGDFSNLVIFNHTDLNRGGETAERLDRIREMADVVVIDEAHHFRNPGIEGRGAKRPSRYRKLFEILEGKDLYLLTATPINNRLVDLQHMMELFSRREADYFKVAPLGIHSLPGHFRTMEKQLERMLAQRDGDEAIETNQVEAEQILSNDTLFRELVVQRSRAYVKASQVQQGVPLTMFPVREDPQVAAYSVKKTYGRLLSMMDKAFAKTKPLFSLAMYDPLAFLKVSDEELDPLEVGRQKQVVALIRTQFLKRFESSAYSFNQSCEMLLGKLLAFVMKYGTPSEKSRLERWKAQHSDRMGFIRTGQPDLFTDQLDLGEQPDQDSFDDLVTEEMLEELEDLPREKYRVADMIGETFLDLDQIIEFLEELKKFKPSNDDKLLALIKLLKSESVLKKHKVLIFTEYRDTARYLLEQLEANGIAGVEEIDSGTKEDRGQLIQRFSPYYNESSSSELAESGQEEIRILISTDVLSEGLNLQDATRLINYDLHWNPVRLMQRIGRVDRRMNEETEGRILADHPDQKSIRGTVAFWNFLPPDELDDLLRLYSKVSHKTLRISRTFGIEGKKLLKPDDDFEALRDFIHAHEGETTPIETMHLEYQKLLQDYPELASRLDNLPGRVFSGKEHPSPGTKAVFFCYTLPAPRAGLTEAENANVGEWTEEAGRTAWYLYDLASGAVVEEPTEIVGVIRSTPETPRRRTIEHATLAEIRTKIEKHIKNSYLKKVQAPVGVKPVLKAWMEVS
- a CDS encoding CopG family transcriptional regulator, with protein sequence MKTTIQTELPDELVSQARSLVDQGWAGDFDELLTDALRRYLESHSSELSESFIRQDVAWGLSGHE
- a CDS encoding type II toxin-antitoxin system HicB family antitoxin; amino-acid sequence: MPQTLQLTAVIQREDDAYVALCPELDIASQGDTVEEARENVIEAIELFLESADSSEIKRRLHPEVYVTRLEVAVG
- a CDS encoding type II toxin-antitoxin system HicA family toxin, giving the protein MGKLRALSGRDVCAILTRHGFVEVRQRGSHVVMQRRTEDSTITVPVPRHASLKPGTLKSIIRQSELPRSLFETEQ
- a CDS encoding type ISP restriction/modification enzyme, encoding MTDNGLDLRAVKTFPSLVKYLRDELDWPIESDDVEDLTFDYEPEELGLDAKTAVKIKEIKQLRPLASNQPWGIFFINFEPKQLPIVALRRILRALVFKKRVSGSRAQQKTWQLNDLLFISSYGDSSERAITLAHFSEDSRYGDLPTLRVLGWDAQDTVLHLEDAEQTLKAKLHWPDNAADVESWRSTWASAFTLRPREVVRTSRELAVKLADLATVIRERANKVLAIESASGPFRKLHQAFQEALIHDLSQDDFADMYAQTIAYGLLTAHVSRPAGLVAENIVDIVPNTNPFLKELLGTFLRVGGRKGKIDFDELGINEVVELLRNADMDAVLRDFGDRNPNEDPVIHFYELFLKEYDPVKRMKRGVFYTPRPVVSFIVRSVDEILRTEFGLEDGLADVTTWGDMAERNAELLIPEGVSPEAPFVQILDPATGTGTFLVEVIEVIHKTMVEKWRKQGVGVYDVRLKWDDYVQRDLLPRLYGFELMMAPYAIAHMKIGLKLRETGYSFLSSERARVYLTNTLEEPKDFSDYFEQMAPALAHEAYAANKIKRRNSTTVIIGNPPYAGHSTNTGQWINDLLRGKDTLSGEKTGNYFEVDGKRLDERNPKWLNDDYVKFMRYGQRRIEQSRLGVLAFITNHGYFDNPTFRGMRQSLLSTFSAGYVLDLHGNVKKGLRAIVDQNVFDIQQGVGIGIWVTSGATKAGHRVSHSEVTGDRVEKYQWLQDRTVLLNQYSKVEPSAPFYVFVPQEKTIREEFARGTSLVDVFRASTMGVTTGRDQLCISFTSQESLEKLADFTSDLPEIELANRYGLSNKSGWNIAKARRAIRSAGFSKRGCQAFAYRPFDVRVLYLDSSIVGRPRLEVMKQMLEPDNLGLCTTRQVNGEFRHVFCARCPTNDCLVSLASGERTYLFPLYSGGGRHGMLGHLNRESNLIPTFVKHFARHLGIQQEAEEGALSRDIFCYFYALLYSPAYRRRYSEFLKIEFPRVPLTTSVDLFRALACLGAELVSLHLLESPKLGRPLTTYTGPSHSEVEKVSYAGHTVWLDKAQTRGFKGVPESVWSFHVGGYQVCEKWLRDRRGRTLSDEDITHYQRVVVALNETIRLMGEIDTVIEEHGGWPLVGSQDVPKPSEPDQLPFS